A genomic window from Streptomyces sp. HUAS YS2 includes:
- a CDS encoding DUF6104 family protein encodes MYFTDRGIEELEKRRGEEEVTFEWLAEQLRTFVDLNPDFEVPVERLATWLARLDDEDDDE; translated from the coding sequence ATGTACTTCACTGACCGTGGCATCGAGGAGCTGGAGAAGCGGCGTGGCGAGGAGGAGGTCACCTTCGAGTGGCTCGCCGAGCAGCTGAGGACCTTCGTCGATCTGAACCCCGACTTCGAGGTGCCGGTGGAGCGCCTGGCCACCTGGCTGGCGCGGCTGGACGACGAGGACGACGACGAGTAG
- a CDS encoding DUF4097 family beta strand repeat-containing protein, with protein sequence MTEWSVAEPRKLTLTEPVRQLQVRIVSGTVNVVGTDEPTARLEVSEIKGPPLIVTQEGATLTISYEDLHWKGLHKWLESKGLRRRAVVSVAVPAGTDIEVGTVAAEAVISGISGRTDVRSVSGDTTLVKLSGPVRADSVSGSLEAQSVTGDLRVGSVSGDLTLVEGAGSSVKADTISGALVIDLDPQRLDGPPADIRLTSVSGEVAIRLSHPADARVEANTTSGSVSNAFEDLRVEGQWGTKSITGTLGSGRGSLKATTLSGSIALLRRPEPATESETETTSGKVL encoded by the coding sequence ATGACAGAGTGGTCCGTCGCCGAGCCGAGGAAACTCACGCTGACCGAACCGGTGCGGCAGCTGCAGGTCCGCATCGTCAGCGGCACGGTGAACGTGGTGGGCACGGACGAGCCGACCGCGCGCCTGGAGGTCTCCGAGATCAAGGGCCCGCCGCTGATCGTGACCCAGGAGGGCGCGACGCTGACCATCAGCTACGAGGACCTGCACTGGAAGGGCCTGCACAAGTGGCTCGAGTCCAAGGGCCTGCGGCGCCGGGCGGTCGTCTCGGTCGCGGTGCCGGCCGGCACGGACATCGAGGTCGGCACGGTCGCCGCGGAGGCGGTGATCTCCGGGATCAGCGGCCGGACGGACGTACGGAGCGTCTCCGGCGACACCACGCTCGTGAAGCTCTCCGGTCCGGTACGGGCGGACAGCGTCTCCGGCAGCCTGGAGGCCCAGTCCGTCACCGGCGATCTGCGGGTCGGCTCGGTCTCCGGCGACCTGACGCTCGTCGAGGGCGCCGGCTCGTCCGTGAAGGCGGACACGATCAGCGGCGCGCTGGTCATCGACCTGGACCCGCAGCGGCTCGACGGTCCGCCCGCGGACATCCGGCTCACCAGCGTCTCCGGCGAGGTCGCGATCCGGCTGTCGCACCCGGCGGACGCGCGGGTCGAGGCGAACACCACCAGCGGCTCCGTCTCCAACGCCTTCGAGGACCTGCGGGTCGAGGGCCAGTGGGGCACGAAGAGCATCACCGGCACGCTCGGCTCGGGCCGCGGCTCGCTGAAGGCGACCACCCTCTCCGGCTCGATCGCGCTGCTGCGCCGCCCCGAGCCCGCGACCGAGTCCGAAACCGAGACCACCTCCGGAAAGGTGCTCTGA
- a CDS encoding helix-turn-helix transcriptional regulator, producing MPPVFAHGRLRLYLLKLLDEAPRHGYEVIRLLEERFQGLYAPSAGTVYPRLAKLEAEGLVTHATEGGRKVYSITDAGRAELAGRVGELDDLEQEIRDSVSELAAEIRDDVRGAAGKLRREMRAAAGENRRGGTSFREQARQAREEAQSARRQAKEFQRIAKQVQDQVQDRFGRGDWPAGVREGLAEITSQLGGLLGTPGTTWPPTAPKGTPAGAGTPGGPGTPGGPGTPGGPVTPVPGGTSEPTVTNGPSGAFGAGTAGPAGTGPAGTGPIGTGPLGTPTTAWTAPADAAWTPETPESGDPARDLDRLLDRFRDDVRDAARDHGVTPAQFAEAKDQLSATATTLLGLLRRDA from the coding sequence ATGCCGCCCGTCTTCGCCCACGGCCGACTCCGCCTCTACCTGCTGAAGCTCCTCGACGAGGCACCGCGGCACGGCTACGAGGTCATCCGCCTCCTGGAGGAGCGTTTCCAGGGCCTGTACGCCCCCTCCGCGGGCACGGTCTACCCGCGCCTGGCCAAGCTGGAGGCCGAGGGGCTCGTCACGCACGCCACCGAGGGCGGCCGGAAGGTGTACTCGATCACCGACGCGGGCCGCGCGGAACTCGCCGGCCGGGTCGGCGAACTCGACGACCTGGAGCAGGAGATCCGCGACTCGGTCTCCGAGCTGGCCGCCGAGATCCGCGACGACGTGCGCGGCGCGGCGGGCAAGCTGCGCCGTGAGATGCGGGCGGCGGCCGGCGAGAACCGGCGCGGCGGTACGTCGTTCCGCGAGCAGGCGCGACAGGCCCGGGAGGAGGCGCAGTCGGCGCGCCGCCAGGCGAAGGAGTTCCAGCGGATCGCCAAGCAGGTCCAGGACCAGGTCCAGGACCGCTTCGGCCGGGGCGACTGGCCGGCCGGCGTGCGCGAGGGCCTCGCCGAGATCACCAGCCAGCTCGGCGGCCTCCTGGGCACGCCGGGGACGACCTGGCCGCCGACGGCACCGAAGGGGACGCCGGCCGGCGCGGGGACACCAGGCGGTCCCGGGACACCCGGGGGTCCGGGGACACCCGGTGGTCCCGTGACGCCCGTTCCGGGCGGCACCTCAGAGCCGACGGTCACGAACGGCCCTTCCGGTGCGTTCGGCGCCGGGACGGCGGGACCGGCCGGCACGGGACCGGCCGGCACGGGACCGATCGGCACGGGACCGCTCGGCACCCCCACCACCGCCTGGACGGCCCCCGCCGACGCGGCCTGGACCCCGGAGACGCCCGAATCCGGGGACCCGGCGCGTGATCTGGACCGGCTGCTCGACCGCTTCCGCGACGACGTCCGCGACGCGGCCCGCGACCACGGGGTCACCCCCGCCCAGTTCGCCGAGGCGAAGGACCAGCTCTCCGCCACCGCCACCACCCTGCTCGGCCTGCTGCGCCGCGACGCCTGA
- a CDS encoding Clp protease N-terminal domain-containing protein: protein MFERFTKGARAVVKGAVGHAERGGAAVVTEEHLLLALLDQEDTRAAAALRELCPQDRRASLVATLSDARRRAGLSRADADALADLGIDLGAIVARVEETHGAGALAGDRKDAGWWSGRRSFTREAKTVLEKSLRVALARRDREIGDEHILLALTTTGGVVAEALADHGVTFASVDAEVSRPAVP, encoded by the coding sequence ATGTTCGAACGGTTCACGAAGGGCGCCCGTGCCGTGGTGAAGGGGGCGGTCGGGCACGCGGAACGCGGGGGCGCGGCCGTCGTCACCGAGGAGCATCTGCTGCTGGCCCTGCTCGACCAGGAGGACACGAGGGCCGCGGCGGCTCTGCGGGAGCTGTGCCCGCAGGACCGCCGCGCGTCCCTCGTGGCCACTCTCTCCGACGCCCGGCGCCGGGCGGGCCTGTCCCGGGCGGACGCGGATGCGCTGGCGGACCTGGGCATCGACCTCGGGGCGATCGTGGCCCGGGTGGAGGAGACCCACGGCGCGGGCGCGCTGGCGGGCGACCGTAAGGACGCCGGATGGTGGTCCGGGCGCCGGTCCTTCACCCGTGAGGCCAAGACGGTCCTGGAGAAGTCGCTCCGGGTGGCTCTGGCGCGCCGCGACCGGGAGATCGGCGACGAGCACATCCTGCTGGCCCTGACGACGACCGGGGGAGTGGTCGCGGAGGCGCTGGCCGACCACGGGGTGACCTTCGCCTCCGTCGACGCGGAGGTCTCCCGCCCCGCCGTGCCCTGA
- a CDS encoding helix-turn-helix domain-containing protein translates to MTDATDLAARAGDRDPRVGLRAVSALRRLLEQLEAVQVRSARNQGWSWQEIAAELGVSRQAVHKKYGRQ, encoded by the coding sequence ATGACCGATGCGACCGATCTCGCCGCGCGGGCGGGCGACCGCGACCCACGGGTCGGGTTGCGGGCCGTCTCCGCGCTGCGGCGACTGCTGGAACAGCTGGAGGCCGTCCAGGTGCGCAGTGCGCGCAACCAGGGCTGGTCCTGGCAGGAGATCGCGGCCGAACTGGGTGTCAGCCGCCAGGCCGTCCACAAGAAGTACGGGAGGCAGTGA
- a CDS encoding cellulase family glycosylhydrolase produces the protein MLRTTLAATLVVASLLAPTAAGAETATRAETGGDGIPALTDSRGRVVTLRGWNLADKSHSGDAALSAITEKHFRDMRAKGYNTARLLVFWDDLEPRPGQYSQAYLRKIERVLDWAAKHDVKVILDAHQDIFGPAFESRGIPAWATRTDGLPFKKHPDDWFSEYFEPAVQRAFTHLYEDEDLQRAQARMWRVLADRFEDHPAVFGYDPINEPMGEMREGEDLATAARRIERDQITPMYNRIADAIRQVDRDSWIFVEPTPIVGEGVPTGMGKIDDPKVVYAPHFYNGTMEAGGDYDPSARWIENYEAAVTQYAKEHKVPLAVGEWGPLNNSLPNMNRFYREAMASLGRYSSGWTGWEWCYGAGYCAVDAAGAFRANKELTAEPYAEAVAGRVRSDAYDASAGAYRLEYEAAGRRGSRVTELSLPEGEWKVAVTGKAVSVRKGQRVWVYAVPGARVVVTVNHG, from the coding sequence TTGTTGCGAACCACTCTCGCGGCGACCCTCGTCGTCGCCTCGCTGCTCGCCCCGACCGCCGCCGGCGCGGAGACCGCCACCCGGGCGGAGACCGGTGGTGACGGGATACCCGCCCTCACCGACTCCCGCGGCCGGGTCGTCACCCTCCGCGGCTGGAACCTCGCGGACAAGTCGCACAGCGGCGACGCCGCCCTCTCCGCGATCACCGAGAAGCACTTCCGGGACATGCGGGCCAAGGGCTACAACACGGCCCGGCTCCTGGTCTTCTGGGACGACCTGGAGCCCCGCCCCGGGCAGTACAGCCAGGCCTACCTCCGCAAGATCGAACGCGTCCTGGACTGGGCCGCCAAGCACGACGTCAAGGTCATCCTCGACGCCCACCAGGACATCTTCGGGCCCGCGTTCGAGTCGCGGGGCATCCCCGCCTGGGCCACCAGGACCGACGGGCTGCCCTTCAAGAAGCACCCCGACGACTGGTTCTCCGAGTACTTCGAGCCCGCCGTCCAGCGCGCCTTCACCCACCTGTACGAGGACGAGGACCTGCAGCGCGCCCAGGCCCGCATGTGGCGGGTGCTCGCCGACCGCTTCGAGGACCACCCGGCCGTGTTCGGCTACGACCCGATCAACGAGCCGATGGGCGAGATGCGCGAGGGCGAGGACCTGGCGACGGCGGCGCGGCGCATCGAACGTGACCAGATCACCCCGATGTACAACCGCATCGCGGACGCGATCCGTCAGGTCGACCGGGACTCCTGGATCTTCGTCGAGCCGACCCCGATCGTGGGTGAGGGAGTGCCCACGGGCATGGGGAAGATCGACGACCCGAAGGTGGTCTACGCCCCGCACTTCTACAACGGCACGATGGAGGCGGGTGGCGACTACGACCCGTCGGCGCGCTGGATCGAGAACTACGAGGCGGCGGTCACCCAGTACGCCAAGGAGCACAAGGTGCCCCTGGCCGTGGGCGAGTGGGGGCCGCTCAACAACTCCCTGCCGAACATGAACCGTTTCTACCGGGAGGCCATGGCCTCGCTCGGCCGCTACAGCTCCGGCTGGACCGGCTGGGAGTGGTGCTACGGCGCCGGCTACTGCGCCGTGGATGCCGCCGGGGCCTTCCGCGCGAACAAGGAGCTGACCGCCGAGCCGTACGCGGAGGCGGTGGCGGGCCGCGTGCGCTCCGACGCGTACGACGCGTCGGCCGGCGCCTACCGCCTGGAGTACGAGGCCGCCGGGCGTCGCGGCTCCCGAGTCACCGAACTGTCGCTGCCGGAGGGCGAGTGGAAGGTCGCCGTGACGGGCAAGGCGGTGTCGGTCAGGAAGGGTCAGCGGGTGTGGGTGTACGCGGTGCCGGGGGCTCGGGTGGTGGTCACTGTCAACCATGGTTGA